The region CGGTGCCGAGCTGGAGCCCCAGGGTCTCGGCGATCTCCTCATAAGACAGGTCCTGGATGTCCCGCAAGACCAGCACGGCGCGGTAATCGGGGGCCAGCTGGGCGATCGCCGCTTCGATGCGGCTGCGCAGTTCCGCCTGGGCCACCGCTTCCTCGGGCCCCGGGCTGGAGGCGGGCAAACGCTCGCCCAGCGGCGTGGCGCTGGGGTCTTCCGCGGGCGTTTCGAGCGATTCGTGAACAAAACGTCGTTCAGCCCGGGCCAGATGGTTCAGGCAATGGTGGGTGGCGATCTGGTACAGCCAGGTCTTGAAGCTGCTCTGGCCTTTGAAGTCAGGCAGGCCCCGAAAGGCTTTCAGAAACACGTCCTGCACCAGGTCTTCGGTTTCGGGCGCCCCATGCAGCATGCGATACACGAGCTGATGGATGGCGGCTTGATGGCGACGGAAAAGGGCTTCCATCGCCTTGCCGTCGCCTGCCCGCGCGCGCGGCAGCAGGGTGCTTTCCGGTAGGTCGATGACTTCTCGGGCCACAGGGGAATGGTCCGTCTTCACGGTCCCGTACGGGACGTGGCGTGGGGCGTCATGGCGCCATTGTAATGCCGGCAGCGGGATTCGTGCCACGGGAAGTGCGGAGGGCATATCCGCTCTGACCGGCGGGGCGCGATTTGGTTCCCGAAGCTAGACCGTGCCTTGCTGACTGGCTTCCAGGGCCTGCGCCAGGTCGGCCATCAGGTCTTCAGGCGCTTCGAGCCCGACGGACATGCGCACCAGGCCAGGCTGAATGCCGAAGCGCCGTTGCACGTCGGGCGCGATGTCGGCGTGGGTCATGGTTGCAGGATGCTCCACCAGGGTTTCCGTGCCGCCGAGACTCACCGCCAGCTTGGCCAGGCGCACGGCATTCAGGAAACGGAAGGCGGCGGGCTTGCCGCCTTTCACCTCGAACGAGACGATCGAGCCGGCGCCGCTGCATTGCCGCTCGAAGATCGCGCGCTGCGAGGTGCCCTGGGGCAACAGCGAGGGGTAGAGCACGCGGTCGACGGCGGGATGCGCGGCCAGGGCCGTGGCCAGTTGCCGGGCCGTCGCCGCTTGCGCTTCCATGCGCACCTTGAGCGTTTCGAGCGAGCGCAGCAGCAGCCAGCAATTGAACGGGTCAGGCACCGAGCCCATGATGGTCCGGTATTCCGTGATGGGCCCCAGCACCTCGCGCGACCCGGCCACCGCACCTGCCACCACATCGCTGTGGCCGCCGATGAACTTGGTGGCGGAGTACAGCACCAGGTCCGCCCCGTGGCGCAGGGGATGCTGGAACAGGGGCCCCATGAAGGTGTTGTCGACGAAGGTCAGCACGCGCCGGGCAGGCGTCGAGCAACGCGCCGCCAGGGCCACGATCGGGGCCAGATCGATCATCAGGTTGGTCGGATTGGCCGGGCTCTCGAGCAGGAACAGCGCCAGGCGATCGCCCGCCGCCTGGGCCAGCGCCTCCAGCTCGTCGATGCCAGCATCGGCCGGGAAGGCCTGCACCGTGACGCCGAACTTGGGCAGGATCTTTTCGAGCAGGTACTCCGTGCCGCCGTAGATTGGCATGCTGTAGAGCACCACATCGCCCGGTTTCACGTGCGCCAGGATCGCCGTGGTGATGGCGGCCATGCCGCTTGCGAAGGTGAGCGCGCCTTCGGCACCGTCCCATAGCGCCAGGCGCTCTTCCAGGATCTGCAAGCCCGGGTTGTTCAGGCGCGAGTAGATCAGCCCCATGGTTTCGTGGGGCTGGCGCTCTTCCAGGCCATAGGCCCACTTGAAGTACTGCTCGCCGTCTTCCGCCCGGCGGAAGACGAAGGTCGAGGTCATGAAGATGGGGGGCTTGGCGGCGCCTTCCGACAGGAACGGGTCGTATCCGTGGCTCATCATCAGGCTTTCGGGCCTGAACTGGCGCGGGTCGAAGGGCGCGGGCATGGCAATCGGCTCCATCACGTCGTCGGGAAGGGCAGCCTCATGAAAGCAGGTCGAGCGCCCCAACGCAAAGCCCCGGCCCAAGCGGGCCGGGGCACAGGGTTGCAGGCCGGGTTCAGCGGACGATGTCGCCCTCGATCACGAGCGACCAGGGCGAATAGAGGCCGAACGTGAGGGAGGTGATCAGACCGTCGACCAGGTCGATTTCGCGGGTCAGGCGCACGTGCTGCGCACGCTTGCCGCCTGCCTGCTTGACTTCCCGCGCAATCGCTTCCCGGACGAGCTTTTCGTTGGGGTTGACCAGCCCCAGCAACAGGTGGGTCGATTTCAGCTCCGTCCGGAAGGTTCGGACGGCCTCTCCCGGTTGCATCGCGCTCATCCCATCCAGGTCGTAGGAGACGCGGAAGCAGCCCGTCAGCGCGGTGGCGAGCAGGCCCGCGGTCAGGAGTTTGAGGAATTTCGTTTGCATGAACATCTTCTCCTTCAACGCACCACGTCGCCTTCGACGGTGGAGGTGGTGGGCACGTACAGCGTACCGCCGGTCAGGCTCCCAATCAGGCCGTCGAGCAGGGTTTCCTGATGCGTGATGCGCACGTTGGCCGCGGCCCGGCCGCCGGCTCGCTTGACTTCACGGGCCACCGCCTCCGCGATCTCCGCGGAGTTGCTGATGGTCAGCAGGCCCGAGAACAGGTGGTGGTGCTTGACCTCGAGCTTGAAGCTGCGAATGGTCTGGGGTTTCGGCTGCGCGGAGCCGTAGATGTCATCGACGTTGAAGCTCAGCGTGTAGCAGCCGGTCAAGGCGGTGGCACAGGCCACAGCAGCGAGGCCGCGCAGCACGCGGGTTGGCAAGCCCATGAATGAGTTCCTTTCAGACGAGGGGAGGACGGCGCGCCAGCCTAGCATGCGCGCTGCCTGTCTGCAAGGAACTCTCCCGTGAGGGCTCAGCGACCCTTGTTCGAGAGTTCAGGGTTGTTGACCTCGCGCGCCAGGATGATCGCGTCGGCGATCTCGCGCAACGGCTTGCGGCTGTTCATCGACAGCTTCTGGATGCGGCGGAAGGCTTCCGCTTCCGTGATGCCGTAGGTGTCGATCAGGATGCCCTTGGCCTTCTCGACCAGCTTGCGCGTTTCCAGCACGTCCTTGAGGTTCGCGATCTCGTCGCTGAGCGCCTGCATCTCTTCCGCCCGGCTCATGGCCACCTCGATCGTGGGCATGATGTCCGCCTCCTTGATCGGCTTGACCAGGTAGGCGAACACGCCCAGTTCCACGGCCTGCTCGACCAGCTCGGGCGCGGAGTAAGCCGTCACCATGATCACCGGGATGCGGCGCTTGCCCGGCTCGTTGATGGCCTTGACGGCCTCCAGCCCGTCCATGTGGGGCATCTTCACGTCCATGACGATCAGGTCCGGCTCCAGCTTGGCCGCCAGTTCCACCGCCACGCGGCCATCCACGGCCTCGCCCACCACCTCGTGACCGCGCTCTTCCAGCATTTCTTTCATGTCCAGCCGGATGATCGACTCGTCATCGGCGATCAGGATGCGCAGGCGTTTGCTCATGGGGCGGTCTCCTTCAACGGGCTCTTCATTATAGGCTGCTTCATGTTTCCCGGATCAAGGAGCCGGGGGCGGGATGCGGCACCAGCAGGCTGATGCGCGTCCCGGCCGGGTGTTCGATCGTGAGCTGGCCTTGCAGGTCGTCCCGCACCAGGGTCTTGATGATCTGCCAGCCCAGGTTGCCGTCCCGTTCGGGCGTGAAGTCGGCCGGCATGCCGACGCCATCGTCCTCGATCGTGAACAGCACACCCTCGTCCAGTTCCTGCAGGCCCACCCGCACGTGGCCCTGCGGGCGCCCGCTGAATGCGTGCTTGATGGTGTTTTGCAGCAGTTCGTTGACCACCAGGGCGGTGGAGGTGGCCTGGGCCGAGGGCAGGGTGACCGGGGCCGGGCAGTCCAGACTGGTCGTGATGCGCTGCGAAGGGTCCACGAGTCCCTGCAGGGTCGAGGAAATCAGGTTCTGTACCAGGTCCTTGACGTCGACCACGCCCACGTCGTCGTGGCTCAGGTACTCGTGCACCAGGGCGATGCTGGCGATGCGGGCGATGCTTTCCTGCAGGATCGCCTTGACCTCTTCGTTGCGGCTGCGACGGGACTGCAGGCGCAGCAGACCCGCCACGGTCTGAAGGTTGTTCTTCACGCGGTGGTGGACCTCCTTGACCAGCGTGCTCTTCACCACGATCTCGCGGTCCTTCTGCTTGAGTTCGGTGACGTCGTGCAGCACCTTGACGTGGTCCACGAAGCCGTCCGATGGTTGCACCGGAATGGTGCGCACGGCCATGGTGAGGTTCTGGGTCACCAGTTCGTTCTCGCTGAAGACCGGGTTGGTGTGGACCGGCCGGTACTCGTGCTGGGTGACGAAGGTCTGGTGCCAGTCGAGCCCTTCGAGCTGTTCCGGCACGCCGAGGCGCCGGGCCAGGTTCAGGGCCACGGCGCTGGCGTGCATGATCGTGCCGGCGTCGTTGAGCAGCAGCAGCGCGTCACCAGGCTGGATGGGCGGCAGCGCGAGCGAGCTCACGCGCGCCTTTTCGATCAGGGTTCGGACCAGGCGGGTGATCGCCGTGCGGTAGAGCTGGCGCTTGCTTTCCGCGTGCTTGAGTTCCTCGTACAGGTTGCGCTCGACCACGATCAGGGCGGCCACGCCGTCGACGCCGACCAGGGGGTAGGCCACCTGGTTCATGGGTTGCCCGTTCACCACCTTGCCGATCGCCCCATCGGCGAGTTCCCCGGAGTGGAAGGCCTGCCAGATGGCGGACGAATGCTCCGGGGTGAAGATGTGACCAACCTGCGGGCGGCGGTAGAAGCTCTGGCGGACGGTCGGCTTGGCTTCGGCAATGGTGACGAAGCGTCCGCCCTCCAGCGGCGCGTGGATCAGCAGGTCGGCGGGAATGAAGTCCGCCAGGAACGGCAGTTGCCGGGCAATGTTCTGGATCCAGAACCGGTCGGGTTCCTGGGGAATGTGTTCCTGAAAGGGCAGGGACCAGGCCATCCCGTTGGTCTGGATCATCGGTCGTCGGCCTCGTCGGGAGTGGGGCCGTTCAGCCTGGCTTGCTGGGCCAGCCAGCGGCCGGACGCCCCCTTCACGGGGTGGTGCCGTCCGGTTTGGCGTGGGCCATGCGCTTGCCGACCTGCACGACCTGCCCGTCCGGCCCCAGGGCGATCGCCTCGTTGGGGTCTGACAGCACCCGTTCGACCGCATAATGGTCGCCTTCGGCCCGCAGCAGTTTCACGGCCCCCTCTTTCAGGCGCTCACGCGCCTGGCTGGTGGAGTTGGCCATTTTCAAGGCCACCAGCAAGCGGGCCACCGGCGTGCCGTCCGGCACCGCGAAGGCGGGCATATCGGCCGTATCGAGCGAGCCACTGGCCAGTTTCTCGGCCACGGCCGGCCCATGATACAGGCTGACGATCGCCCGCGCCAGCCGCACCTTGGCGTCGCGTGGGGGCAGTTGACCTGCCGCCAGGTCCGCCAGCAGGCGCCGGATTTCAGGAGCCGGCAAGCCGGAGGCCAGGGTGAAGTAATCCGGCATCTGGCGGTCCGCGATGCACATGACCTTGTCCCACATCGCCTTGGGCGCATCCGTCAGGCCGATCGTGTTGCCGAGCGACTTGGACATCTTCTCGGTGGTGCCGATGCCTTCGAGAATCGGGTAGAGCATGACCACCTGGGGCGCCTGGTGCGCCTGTTCTTGCAGGTGCCGCCCCATCAGGTTGTTGAACTTCTGGTCGGTGCCGCCCAGTTCCACATCGGCGTGGATCACCACCGAATCCTGCCCTTGCAGCAGCGGATACAGAAACTCGTGCAGCCCGATCGCATCGCCCCGCTCGTGCCGCAGGGCAAAGTTTTCCCGCTGCAGCATCTGGGCCACGGTCGACTGCCCCAGCAGGCGAATCACCGATTCCATGGCCATGGGTTCCAGCCACTCGCCGTTGCGGCGAATCTCGGCCCGACTCAGATCGATGATGCGCCCGAGCTGATCGAGGTAGGTCTGGGCATTGGCCTCGACCTCGTCCTTGGTGAGCGGGGGACGGGCCTCTTGCTTGCCGGTGGGGTCACCGATGCGCGCAGTGAAGTCGCCGATGATCAGCACCACCTGGTGTCCCGCATCCTGAAAGCGTCGCAGCGCCCATAGCACCACGGCATGACCGATGTGCAGGTCGGGTTTGGTCGGGTCGAAGCCCAGCTTGACGCGCAGGGGTCTCCCCTCGGCGGCCGCGGCTTTCAACCTGGCCTCGAGCCCTCCGGCGGGCAACACCTCGGCGGCGCCCAGGGTCAGGGTGTCCACAAGCTCGGGTGAGAAGGCGGTCAAGGGCGTCGCTCCTGGAATCGCGCGGGAGGCGCCATTATAGCACGCGGCCTGGGCTGACGCGGGAGACGGGACCGGGCCAGGGGCCTGCGCTCGCAGCCGTCGGGGCGGTGCGCGTCGCAGACGCGGGGGGCTAGAACGAGCCGGCCGGCAAGACGCGCACCAGGTTGGCCCCCACGTCGGCGATGACCAGGCGGCCCTGCGCATCGATCAGCAGGTGGGTCGGCAAGACCAGCGCGTCGCCGGCGTTGGCATCGGCGAAGAAGCGTCCTCCGGGGCCTGCCAGCACGCTGGTGGCCCCGTTGGGCGCAATTTTCAGGATTCGCGCCGGCACCTTGGGCAACTCGCTCAGCGGCAATTCTCCGACACCCTTGGCCAACCCTGCCAGCAGCGTCAGATTGGCCGTGCCGAGCTCGCCGACATAGAGGTTCCCGCGGGCATCGAAACAGAGGGGCCCCGGCACCATCAAGGGGGTGGCCGAGGCCACCAGGTCACCTCCCGAGAAGTCTCGACTCTCGATGCGCAGCACCGTTTGGATGCGATTGAGGCCCGCGAAATTTTCCAGCGTTCTGGCGCTGTCGGCGCCCCCACGGATTCGTCGAATGCGCAGATTGCCGCTATCCGAGATGTACAGGTCGCCGTCGGGGGAGAAGGCCAGCCCGAAGGGCGAGTTGAGCCGGGCTTCCACCGGGGCCACGCCCTCACCTGAATCACCGCCCTTGCCACCCAGGCCCGCCACCAGCGAGATGGGGCCATTCGGGGGCAGTCGCAGCACCTGGTTGTCCTTCACCGAGGCCCAGTAGAGCGCCTTGTCGGGACCGCGCGTCAGGGCGATGCAGGAACTCATGTCGTAGCTGTTGGTGGCCACCGGATCGCCCGCCACCACGGGGCCCTGGGAGATCCCCTTGACGACCGTGCGGCTGGGCCGATTTTCACTGACCTCGACCAGGCGTCCGTTGCCTTCATCGATGATGAACAGCGAGCGGTCTCGCCAGGCCAGGCTGATCGGGGTGTTCAGCCTGGTCTGGGTGGCGGGTTGACCATCCTCGCCGGAGCCGTCGAGCGAGCCGGCAAAGGTTTGCAGGCTGCTGCCGTCCCAGCGCTTGATCAGCCCGCCGGCGGCCTCGGCAATGTACACGTTGCTGGCCGCATCGAGCGCCAGCGCCACGGGCGAGTTGACGGACACGCCGTCTTGCGCCGAGATGCTGTCTTTCTTGCCCGCCACCGCCACCACCTCGCCGCTGGCCAGGGTCAGCTCGAAAATCCGATTGTCGGCTCTGGAGACCACGCGCAACTTGCCATTCGCCAGCAGTTGCAGGTCCGTCGGTTGTTTCAGTTCGGAGTCGGCCGTGGCTTCGTAAACGGTTTCCCGGGCGCCTTCGGGTTTCCAGCGCCAGATCCGATTTTCGTCAGGCTCACTGCCATACAGGGTGCCGTCCTCCGTGACGACCAGATCGCCATACCGACTCACGCCCCCCTTGCCACTCAGCACCGGGGTCCATTCCGACCCGCCCGGGGCCAGCCTGGCGACCTCGTACTCCTGCTTCGCGGACGTGTTGCCCGGCACGAACAGGGCATACACGCTGCCGTGCGCGGCGGCCCCCAGCCCGGTCACCGAGCCGCCTGTCCAGCGGGCTGGCACCGGTGCCGGCTCCGACAGGGAGTTGTCCGCGCCGAGCTTGAGGATGCGCGGGGGAGTGGCCAGATCGCCGCCTTGGCTCGTCTCGCCAATCCACAAGACGTTCTCGCGGTCCACCCAGAGGGTCCAGGGCAGGATCGCCGTCTGGTCGGCCGGGGTGGTGAGGGGGCCACGCCCGATGCGCGTGGCGCCCGCCACCCGGCGCACGCTGCCGTCGGGGCCGATGCGCTGGACGCCCTGGCCGTCGTGCGAGGAAATGACGTAGACCGCCCCATCGGAGCCCCGCGCGAGGTCGAAGGCCGAGTAAAAATTGACCTTGATCGCGCCCTGAAGCTGGTCTGCCCAGGTTGTCAGCAGTCCGTTGGCACTGACCTGGCGGATCCGGCCCAGCGCCCCCTCGGTGATGAAAAATCCGCCGGCCCCGTCATCGGCGATCGCCTTGGGACCAGACAGCGGCACCGCCAAGGCCGACAGGCCATTGCCCAGGTTCGCCTGGCCAAGCAGCAGCGCTTCGATCGCCTCCAGGCTGGTCTGGACCGGCTTGGCCTGGCCACGCAGGGTGGCGGTCAACTTGGCCAGTTCCTCCACCTTGTAGACCGGCGCTTGGGCGAGCAGGCCGCGAGCGGCCTCCAGGCTCTCACGCAGGCGGACGGCCTCGACGGCTGGCAACTTGTCGAGCGTCTTGGTGCTGCCCTGGACCAGCCGTTCGAGCACGTAGGCGGCGCCCAGCGAGGAGGCCGTGTCGATCGGGGTTTCGGCTTCCTGGGCCGCGTCACGTGGGGCGATCGCCAGCAGCACGCCCTGGTTCCAGAGCGGCACGCGCAGCACCAGGTTTTCGGTCGGCAAGGTGGCCTGGATGCGGTACTGGCCTTGCGGGTCCGAGACGGCTCCCAGGGGCTGCAGGCGTTCGTTCACCAGGATCCGTCCGGCGCCATCGACCACGTACACGTCGGCCTCGGCCAGGCTGGCTTCGGTCGGTGCCGGGCGGGGCCCGGCCTGCAGCAATTTGGCCTGCCCCGCGAGGCTGCCCCCGTTGTTGGCCACCAGGTTGCCGCCCTGATTGCTGATGACGGTGCCCCCCTGATCGCTCAGCAGGGTGCCCGAGCGGTTGCTGATGACGCCGCCACCCTGGTCCGAGAGCAGCTTGACCTTGCCCGTCAGCAGGCTGGTTTGGGCGGTCTGGGGCACCACGCGGGTGCGGGCGCCCTCCGGCAGTTTGAGCGCCGGGGCGCTCAGCACCGAGGAGGCTGGGCGGGTTGGCGCTCGCTTGGGGCTGGTGGGACTGTCTTCCGCGGCCGGCGGCTTGGGGCCGCAACTCGCCAGCACCGTGATCAGGACCAGGGCAGCGCAGCGCAAGCGTCTCATGCTCTCCCCATACCACGGGCCGGGTGGCGGCAAACCGACGGAACTCCGTCCCTGTGACACGGGGCCGTCGGATCACGCGTGGACGGCCCTGCTCGCTGCGCCGCCCCGCGTCTCGGGGCTCTCATCGCGATGCTCCCTTCC is a window of Candidatus Sericytochromatia bacterium DNA encoding:
- a CDS encoding response regulator, with protein sequence MSKRLRILIADDESIIRLDMKEMLEERGHEVVGEAVDGRVAVELAAKLEPDLIVMDVKMPHMDGLEAVKAINEPGKRRIPVIMVTAYSAPELVEQAVELGVFAYLVKPIKEADIMPTIEVAMSRAEEMQALSDEIANLKDVLETRKLVEKAKGILIDTYGITEAEAFRRIQKLSMNSRKPLREIADAIILAREVNNPELSNKGR
- a CDS encoding histidine kinase N-terminal domain-containing protein, with product MIQTNGMAWSLPFQEHIPQEPDRFWIQNIARQLPFLADFIPADLLIHAPLEGGRFVTIAEAKPTVRQSFYRRPQVGHIFTPEHSSAIWQAFHSGELADGAIGKVVNGQPMNQVAYPLVGVDGVAALIVVERNLYEELKHAESKRQLYRTAITRLVRTLIEKARVSSLALPPIQPGDALLLLNDAGTIMHASAVALNLARRLGVPEQLEGLDWHQTFVTQHEYRPVHTNPVFSENELVTQNLTMAVRTIPVQPSDGFVDHVKVLHDVTELKQKDREIVVKSTLVKEVHHRVKNNLQTVAGLLRLQSRRSRNEEVKAILQESIARIASIALVHEYLSHDDVGVVDVKDLVQNLISSTLQGLVDPSQRITTSLDCPAPVTLPSAQATSTALVVNELLQNTIKHAFSGRPQGHVRVGLQELDEGVLFTIEDDGVGMPADFTPERDGNLGWQIIKTLVRDDLQGQLTIEHPAGTRISLLVPHPAPGSLIRET
- a CDS encoding sigma-70 family RNA polymerase sigma factor, giving the protein MAREVIDLPESTLLPRARAGDGKAMEALFRRHQAAIHQLVYRMLHGAPETEDLVQDVFLKAFRGLPDFKGQSSFKTWLYQIATHHCLNHLARAERRFVHESLETPAEDPSATPLGERLPASSPGPEEAVAQAELRSRIEAAIAQLAPDYRAVLVLRDIQDLSYEEIAETLGLQLGTVKSRLARARKQVQAWLGDLRDETSRL
- the tyrS gene encoding tyrosine--tRNA ligase — translated: MTAFSPELVDTLTLGAAEVLPAGGLEARLKAAAAEGRPLRVKLGFDPTKPDLHIGHAVVLWALRRFQDAGHQVVLIIGDFTARIGDPTGKQEARPPLTKDEVEANAQTYLDQLGRIIDLSRAEIRRNGEWLEPMAMESVIRLLGQSTVAQMLQRENFALRHERGDAIGLHEFLYPLLQGQDSVVIHADVELGGTDQKFNNLMGRHLQEQAHQAPQVVMLYPILEGIGTTEKMSKSLGNTIGLTDAPKAMWDKVMCIADRQMPDYFTLASGLPAPEIRRLLADLAAGQLPPRDAKVRLARAIVSLYHGPAVAEKLASGSLDTADMPAFAVPDGTPVARLLVALKMANSTSQARERLKEGAVKLLRAEGDHYAVERVLSDPNEAIALGPDGQVVQVGKRMAHAKPDGTTP
- a CDS encoding cystathionine gamma-synthase family protein → MPAPFDPRQFRPESLMMSHGYDPFLSEGAAKPPIFMTSTFVFRRAEDGEQYFKWAYGLEERQPHETMGLIYSRLNNPGLQILEERLALWDGAEGALTFASGMAAITTAILAHVKPGDVVLYSMPIYGGTEYLLEKILPKFGVTVQAFPADAGIDELEALAQAAGDRLALFLLESPANPTNLMIDLAPIVALAARCSTPARRVLTFVDNTFMGPLFQHPLRHGADLVLYSATKFIGGHSDVVAGAVAGSREVLGPITEYRTIMGSVPDPFNCWLLLRSLETLKVRMEAQAATARQLATALAAHPAVDRVLYPSLLPQGTSQRAIFERQCSGAGSIVSFEVKGGKPAAFRFLNAVRLAKLAVSLGGTETLVEHPATMTHADIAPDVQRRFGIQPGLVRMSVGLEAPEDLMADLAQALEASQQGTV